TGACtcattgaaaagtgtgtaaatGTCATGGTTTAATCTTCTCTCCTATCCTAACTCTGTTtgctttcttccaaaaattcttcttaGTATTCTTTTTACCAGATTTCGAATTTATGTGTAATTTTAAACGCAACTTTCCAAACaattgatacaaatattttgtatgtgACGTCTAGCAAGGCTATTCCTCTATAATTTTCACACGTTTTGTCTCTCTTCTTGTAAATGGTTAATATAATGGTCTATCTCCATGCTTCTGGCATTTTCTTGGTTTTCCAAATCTGATAAACTAAATCGAAAATTTCACCACcatgttttatttgttcttttgttaCTCTATTATCTCCGGgactttcattgtttttcatcttatttatcACTTCTTCAACTTCTTCTCTGTTCGTTAAAGCCATAAGTTGATTTCCAAGATTTTCTTCATTTGCTATTTCTTtgagtaaatttcaatttcctttcTCTATAGTTCTTATTTGGTCTTCTAAAGATTCTCTTTTTTTCATCTATAGTTTCTTTGCTTTTATTCTTTAATTGTTATATTCACTTAAGCTTTTCTCATCTTTATTCTTGTCtaaatttccttttttgttGTATTACACAGTCACTTCATTATCTAACCATCTTTACCTGTTGTATGATTTTTTCAGTCTGAGATTTTTTTGTGGCGTGTTACTGcatgttcaattttttcccaGTTTTTTTCAACAGTTATTATGTGGTTTCTTCTCAACTGCctaagtatttttcaatgtctACCGGATACGAATATaagaaactattttattaaaccCAGAGGACATTCAGATGACTTGGATTCATTACTTATCTCAAGAGACAGAATGCTATTGAAGAAACTCTACACATTCATGAACGAGGCGATGAAAATCGTTTATAAATGGAAATACGTTCATTCGTTCATTCTTAATGactaataaagtaaaaaatagtGACATGTATGAGTGGGTGTGTATGCGAATTGTATGTGTTTGGGTGTATATATGGGTATGCCGGTGTATGGGTGAATACATTACTTGAAAATTACAGTGTAGTGGTTGAGAACCAGTCAACTTAATTCAATATCTTATACAGAACCACTGGCTCTCTTGTCGagaggaataataaaattttattattattattattaaaaagaatcCTATAGGGATTCGACTAGGAAGTTTTCCCTAACCTCGATCCTATTTCCTTTTCTTCAACAAGTCTTTCCTTGGTGGTCACACATATATTAGTTATAACTAGCAGGAGTGAAATATATCTTCTGGTTCagtgtatatgtatataatatgaaaatggttGGTAGAAGATTGTAGAAGCTTTGGCAAATACCTGATAAATCACTGgaacacttaaaatgtcttgtaACTTGTTTTCATATACCAAAAACGAACTTATTTTAGGATTATGCTTTATCACATAACCACTGAAAAGGCAAATCAAATTGTCTGGTTGAACTGCAAAAGATACTTGTTCGTCCAATCAGAATGACCTTTATATTTTCTAAGCTTGGTATAGTGTATCACAGTATTTAGCAAAAAGAGAGGTTACTCTATGCATAATCTGAGATTAAATACTACAGATATATCACTGCTTTGATTTCTCTCTAAATGCCGCAGTGTTCAGCATTTCCTCACATTAGagctataaaattaaattctgcAGCTTTTTTCGATCAATAATCGTATGCCTGCATTTTGCTATTCTGTCCCTTTAAATCAGCTACATTTTCCATCATTCACATAATTTAGTTTCTCCGTCTTACTGAGACATTTGTTGTATTTAATTAGGGACATAATATTATACTTACGACGACTTCCAACAAACTAATGACACAGTTTTGCAAAAGAAATGTATAGGATGAAGTTATTAAGGCAATAAATAGTTAttacttgaatttattcatgggGACAATGTTTAATTCTTAAATGAGATTTAATTGTAAAAGTCTTATATGCTGAAAAACTTACTGTAATTAGATGACAATCCTTCCTCTCTTTTAGTTGCCTGACAAAAAATTGGTCTTTCAATGGAACAGTAGCTATAACAGCTGCAGtattatcaaagaaaatgttAGAAACTGATTCTTCAAATTTCTTGCTTAATAATTCCATTTTACCGATTTCATCtattatcaatagtttttttggCTGAAAATTGTGCACTGAATTGATTACTATAATTTTTAAGTGATGTTCATCTTACTTTTTCCAATATAGGTAATATAAGCTGTTCAAATTCATTCATATGTACTAAATATTGACCAACCTTTGGTTTAAATGACGATAGATTGCTCCCTCTGATTTCAAAGTTAAAAAAACTAAGTTGATGATATTATTATGTTGAGTGAATGaacattttttagtttattccaaaaattgagtattgttgtaaccatttttttggaacaattaataaaaaaaaattaaaagtagaaAAAGACTTGTATTATACATCTGTGATTATTTTAGTCTTACCCCTTTTTTGCCAAAATCCCTCTTTTGCCATCCATTGTCACAATTTCAAATCCTACTCTATAATTATTATCGTCTCTAATTTCTTCTGTGTAGAATCcatcaatttcaacatttttagattttaaaatacctataattttttttattaatgtagtCTTTCCAATacctacaaaaatatattaacacaAATGGGAGAAATCCAAAATACTATTTCATTAAAACTCACCTGGATCACCGGTTATTAATAAATGATAcatattctatttattatttgagaaactatataatgaaaaaaaagaagta
The genomic region above belongs to Diorhabda carinulata isolate Delta chromosome 9, icDioCari1.1, whole genome shotgun sequence and contains:
- the LOC130898047 gene encoding nucleoside-triphosphatase THEP1, which codes for MYHLLITGDPGIGKTTLIKKIIGILKSKNVEIDGFYTEEIRDDNNYRVGFEIVTMDGKRGILAKKGGSNLSSFKPKVGQYLVHMNEFEQLILPILEKPKKLLIIDEIGKMELLSKKFEESVSNIFFDNTAAVIATVPLKDQFFVRQLKERKDCHLITVTHSNRNAILEEIKDWLNGLGEPEIAIPSIVALFLD